In Eremothecium gossypii ATCC 10895 chromosome II, complete sequence, the genomic window CGCGATCCACGCCACCATCGCATCGTGCGCTACCTGTTGTTCATCCTTGCTGATCAATAGGACCCCCGATTTCTGGTCCTTGCTGCTACCAGACAGCCGAACCAACACTTGTGACTTGCAGAATAGTAACGACGTAGACATCCTCCGGTCAATCTGGTTGGTACTATGTGTGGTGCAACATGCAGGGGGCAGATGTATGGTGTGTTCTCCGTCAAAAATCCCCACGAAAGCGTCCGTTGCGGCAAGTCTGCTCCCCACAGACACTTATAACGGCCACCGAAGATCCCAGCTGGCCCAGCTGGCGATGAAGAGCGATATGTCTGATGAGAATGGGTACGAGGACGGGTCTGCCGAGGACTACTCGCTGCAGGAGGTGGCGGAGGATGATCTTTATGCAGAGGGCGATAACGACGACGGCGACTACCAGTACGATGAGGGAGAAGACGACGAGGAATCGGCGCCCTCGGCGAAGCGGACTAGCAGGTCCGCGCGGCAGCGCGTTGTGTATGACTATGGCGAGGCGGAGGAGGAGTacgaggagctggacgaAGAAGAGGTGGCTACCGACGAGGTAGTATCGCCGCGCAAGAAGGTGTCGGCCATCACGTTCgccgacgacgaggacgatgatgacgaggaggacgacgaggaggcTGCTGTCgtggcgcgggcgcgcgccaACTCGCGCAACAAGATGGTCCTCGACCTCATGGATGAGAATAACGTGCGCAAGCGCGGCACAGACCATCTAacggaggaggagctgcagctgcggcgtGCGGAGAACGCGCGCAAGCGCCGCAACCTGTCCgagaagaagctggaggaggagaagcAGGACACGATCAATAAGCTGCTTAagcggcgcgcgggcaAGTCGCGTTCGAACCTGCAGGCCTCGGAGAAGGAAGCCTCGGTTGACGAGGCGGCATACTCGAAACCGCGGCGTCCTTACCATGCAATTGGCATGCTGCGTGTGCTGCGCACTGCATCCGAAGACCGTTTCGCTATCGCTCCGCGGCCGGTCGACGACAGCGCGGCGCAGCGTTCGCCCACAGCCTCCGAGGGCTAGCGGGGGCGCGGCTGCCCAGCACAGTGCAGCGCTCCACTTTTTCGCCTGCGCGGTGCTCAACTACAGAGGCCCGGCGCAAGCAGCCAAGGCGAGACCATCTCGCTGACAGTGTAATATATATCGCCTAGCAGGAATCCGCGCTCCTGGAGTGCTCCGCTGCCCAGGCCCATTAGGTAACTAGCATTAGATAGCCAGACCTTCAACGTGGTTCACCTGAAAAAAAGGTCATATCCATAGGCGTCTCTACCTATTTGTAACCCACAGCGCAGTTACTGGCAGTATCGCAGAAGCATGAATATACCCGCAgtgcagccgcagcagcatcAGCAGTCTGCacagcagccgcagcagggACACATGGAGCCTCAAGGGCAATCCATGGGCGGGTCTTCGCAGCACGGATATCAATTCATGCAGGGAGGGGGCGGCCAGCTGCTGGGAAGCCATATGAATATGATGGCCTCGCAGCATCCGTACGTGATTCCGCCGCCGTTCGGAAACGTGCACTTTGCGGCTCAGCGACAGCCTGGGGTGCCGCCGCAACCGGTACCTGTATCCCCCCAGGGCCCTGGCCcggagcagcaggaggcgcaggcgccgccgggcgcgggcgtgggcgggcgcgggccACGGGCGCGCGTGGCCGAGGCGCAGCCTCAGGCACAGTTCTCCGGGGGCGGGCTTCCACGGCGCATCCCAATGTCCCACATGCTGTCCTCGTACCCGGTGCGCAAGTACCTGTCCAACatggcgctgctgcgggcTCACGAGGTGGTGAACCAGGTGAACCAGTCAATGGGCAAGGTGGACGACTACGAGTACTGGAGCCGCTTCACCAAGGACATATTTGCGCCGGACGGGGTGTTGCGGTACGCACGGAAGAACGGAGATGACACCCGGTTATTTGAGTTCGCCATGCCCATCATCCCGTCGCTGCTCAAGTTTCTGGGCTCGACGGGCGTAGTGCGGATCGAAATGGtcccgcagcagctccacgTACAAGTTCTGAGCAACGGAACGATCTTCTTCGAGCACCCGCGGTGCCCCGTCACATACTTCTACCCTGACGGCAGCTACATGGCCAACTTCAGCAGGATCAAGGGGATCTTCGATGCCTCACTAAAAATCGAGTGGTGTGATGTGTGCACATATAGCTTTGTACCTGGCATTGAGTGGAACTCGCTAGAGCGCGTCCTCAGTGACCAGAAGGTTAGTCAGAAGATCTTCCAGGCCCTAGCGGGCTCGAACGCCCCGCCCGACACTGTGCCCGACGGCAACAAGGACTATTCGCTCAAGATGGACCAACAGATGCCAGCAAACTTCAGCGCTATTACACAGCTGCGTTCGCAGTTTAAGGTGTTCCACAACATATCCAGCTTTGGGCTCCATGAGTCGCTGATGCGTGTGTTGCAAGTTAATGATGTCATGTCCTACCTGAAAAACCTCAAGGTGTACCAGCGCGTCAACAACATCCAGAGCCCGCTTGAAAGCCTGCGGTCCTTCGTGGCTGCCGCTGAGGAACGCCGCCGTATGTCTCAGCCCACTACTTCGCCAACGAAGACGACTGCGTCTGCACCCATGCATGGCTCGGCCCAGCAGAACCCCCAAGCCAATCCTTCCGGCCTGTTCATGGCGACTATGGCATACAATCCTGCAGTGCCTAAGAATGAGCGCAAGTCATTCAAGAAGCGGCCTTCTTCGGAGGTTCTTCTCCCGCTGAGCTCCGATGATGCTATGAAGTCACCCATGGACGGCTCTGATCCAGACCGCTCTTCAAATCCCTATAAGAAGATGAAGTTCTGAGCATTCAGGGTATATTTGATTAAAAATATCATCGGTTCGAGACTCATACTGACTCTCAGGGCCATGGATAGGCGATCGTACATAGGAAATGTGAATATTACTACTTTTGTATACTAATTCTGTACTCTTTCTTAAGGAAGCTGACCAAAAATTCACCGGTCCCCCGCTTTAAACAAGTCAGTCTTGCAGACCAAGTTTCTCATCGGATAATGAATCACATTAAGTGGCCCAATGAGGCCAATATTGTGCCATATAAACGTCCGAAGACCTTGCAACAGATTACTGGACTGTTCTATAACGCGGGCTTTTTATTCAGTGCCATGTACCTGCTGACTTCCCTTATTCTGCGCCCATTGCTGCTTAGAAGTCACAACCAGCGACTTGAAATGTCCTATATTACCTTGCTGAGGCTCCGGAAGCTTGTCAACGACCTGGCCAAGCGCTTGAAGACGACGCCTGTGACAGTCATCGGATTCAACGAGAGGGTCGCCGAAGGTACCAACAGCGGAGTGAAATACGTCGACAGATGCAGCCAAACATCCCAGGAGGACTTTGAGCAAGCGAATATGCATCTCCCACACACGGACCCTTCAACGGAGAATTGGGAACGCATAAATGGGCGTATCTCCCAAGCAATCACAAGCCTGAACTCATTTGCCTACGAGAACGCGCATACCCTCGACCATTGTGACCGGTTCAGCTTCGAGGCAAAGCTGTTAGCGGATTCACTGGACCAGCATAGGGATACCTCCTTCAATAAAAAGTGTACTGAAATAAGCGACACCATTATTGAGCTCAAAAGCTGGTTCATCCGCGGATCAGTACCAAGTTAGGACTATATGTACATagttaaggtatttacaaGTTCTATAACGCCGGAAGCCGTGTTCGGACGGGGGCTACACACTAGCAGATGTCACTTCCTCGTGTTCCGGAGCAGCCGATGCAAGTTCTTCTGAAGCGGTGTTGAAATGCCTTTCGAACTTTTCTCGCCAGGAGTTTCGACGCTTCGCACCCGAAAGGCATTTCCATCCGATGCAATGCGAATCCTCCGTTCAGGTATGGCACCTGACTCCCTCAGCTCTTCTTTGATCCTTGTGCCTCTCCTTTTCCAGCGCTCCTGCATCTCGAGCATCTCATCCTCGTTGGGCTGCCACTTCGCCTTAAGTATTCTTCGGATGCTCTCAGCGGAAACCTTGAAATAATCAGCTAGATTGCTGTTCGTCATATCCGGGTATCTTTGCTTTAGCATTCGCACGGCGTCCTGCTGATCTCGAGAAAGCTTCTTCTTTGGATTCCAATGCTCGCCGTTTAACTTTTTATGCAATGCAAGTTTTTGTTTCTTCCACTCAGGTACCTCTTCGTGGCCCTTTCCCACCTGGGTCTCGATCGGAGTTCCTGATTCAAGCTCTTTTTTGCTCAAACTGCTTTCCGTTACCATCTTGATGAGTTTCCTTGCACTTGGAGCTTTAGTCCGAAGCTGTGCGGACGTAGAAAGCGCCCTCAAGCCAGCAGCATGGACATATAAGTGTGGCAAATTAGCAAAGTAAGAACCGAGCATGCTACTGCTAAACCGGTATACTTGTACTCCTTGTTCAATTGCACTCCAGTAGCCATTTCAATGGATGCGCTTAACAGCGAAAAATCAATAATCATTTATAACGGAAATTTCTCATCGATTACGTCAGCAGAAGTTTATACGAAGAAATCTCGAATCTTTGCAGCAGCCAGACGATGGACGGCGACGTGAAAACCTTGCAACGCCCAGCATTTTGTCACTGATTTCCGTGATTTACCTGTTCCATGCATTAGACCGCCTATACGTTAATTTTGCACATCATATATTCAAAATATGTACTAGGATACAGAGAAAAATCAAGTTATACATATGTAACTAAACTCTCTTCTTAACGAGTGGCCATAGCCTTGGTGACCACTCTCTTCAAACCGATCTCAGCCTTTCTGTAGTCCTCGGCAGAAGATTCCTCGATCTGCAAAGCGGAGAAAGCGTCAGCTAGAGCAGCCTCAACCTTGGACTTAGCGCCCTTCTTCATCTTGGCGGACAAAACTGGGTCGGAGACGGTCTGCTCAATGGAGGAAACGTAAGACTCTAGTCTCTGTCTAGCCTCGTGTCTCTTGGCGAAAGCCTCATCAGCGGCCTTAAACTCCTCAGCCTGGGAAACCATCTTCTCGATGTCCTCGGAAGACAATCTGCCAATAGCGTTAGAGATAGTGATGTTGGCAGTCTTACCGGTAGACTTCTCGACGGCGGTAACCTTCAAGATACCGTTAGCGTCAACCTCGAAGATAGCCTCCAAAACTGGCTCACCAGCTGGCAATGGTGGAATGCCCTTCAAGTCAAACTCACCCAACAAGGTGTTGTCCTTACAGTTGACACGCTCACCCTGGTAGACTGGGAACGTAACGGTGGTCTGACCGTCGTGGACGGTAGTGAAGGTTCTTCTCTTGATGGTTGGAACAGTAGTGTTTCTTGGAATAACACATGCAAAAACGTCGCCCTGCATGGCAACACCTAGGGACAATGGAGCAACATCTAGCAACAACAAGTCCTTGGTGTCGTCAGACAAGTTAGAACCGGTCAAGATAGCAGCCTGGACAGCAGCACCGTAAGCGACAGCCTCGTCAGGGTTGATGGACTTCTCCAACTGCTTGCCCTCGAAGAAGTCAGACAACAACTTCTGGACCTTTGGAATTCTGGTAGAGCCACCGACCAAGACGACCTCGTCGATCTGGGACTTGGAGATTTGAGCGTCCTTCAAGACCTGCTCAACTGGCTCTAGAGTGGACTTGAACAAAGCAGCGTTGATGTCCTCGAATCTAG contains:
- the IES2 gene encoding Ies2p (Syntenic homolog of Saccharomyces cerevisiae YNL215W (IES2)), with protein sequence MVCSPSKIPTKASVAASLLPTDTYNGHRRSQLAQLAMKSDMSDENGYEDGSAEDYSLQEVAEDDLYAEGDNDDGDYQYDEGEDDEESAPSAKRTSRSARQRVVYDYGEAEEEYEELDEEEVATDEVVSPRKKVSAITFADDEDDDDEEDDEEAAVVARARANSRNKMVLDLMDENNVRKRGTDHLTEEELQLRRAENARKRRNLSEKKLEEEKQDTINKLLKRRAGKSRSNLQASEKEASVDEAAYSKPRRPYHAIGMLRVLRTASEDRFAIAPRPVDDSAAQRSPTASEG
- the MFG1 gene encoding Mfg1p (Syntenic homolog of Saccharomyces cerevisiae YDL233W), coding for MNIPAVQPQQHQQSAQQPQQGHMEPQGQSMGGSSQHGYQFMQGGGGQLLGSHMNMMASQHPYVIPPPFGNVHFAAQRQPGVPPQPVPVSPQGPGPEQQEAQAPPGAGVGGRGPRARVAEAQPQAQFSGGGLPRRIPMSHMLSSYPVRKYLSNMALLRAHEVVNQVNQSMGKVDDYEYWSRFTKDIFAPDGVLRYARKNGDDTRLFEFAMPIIPSLLKFLGSTGVVRIEMVPQQLHVQVLSNGTIFFEHPRCPVTYFYPDGSYMANFSRIKGIFDASLKIEWCDVCTYSFVPGIEWNSLERVLSDQKVSQKIFQALAGSNAPPDTVPDGNKDYSLKMDQQMPANFSAITQLRSQFKVFHNISSFGLHESLMRVLQVNDVMSYLKNLKVYQRVNNIQSPLESLRSFVAAAEERRRMSQPTTSPTKTTASAPMHGSAQQNPQANPSGLFMATMAYNPAVPKNERKSFKKRPSSEVLLPLSSDDAMKSPMDGSDPDRSSNPYKKMKF
- the PEX17 gene encoding Pex17p (Syntenic homolog of Saccharomyces cerevisiae YNL214W (PEX17)) translates to MNHIKWPNEANIVPYKRPKTLQQITGLFYNAGFLFSAMYLLTSLILRPLLLRSHNQRLEMSYITLLRLRKLVNDLAKRLKTTPVTVIGFNERVAEGTNSGVKYVDRCSQTSQEDFEQANMHLPHTDPSTENWERINGRISQAITSLNSFAYENAHTLDHCDRFSFEAKLLADSLDQHRDTSFNKKCTEISDTIIELKSWFIRGSVPS
- the RRG9 gene encoding mitochondrial ribosome assembly protein RRG9 (Syntenic homolog of Saccharomyces cerevisiae YNL213C (RRG9)), which produces MLGSYFANLPHLYVHAAGLRALSTSAQLRTKAPSARKLIKMVTESSLSKKELESGTPIETQVGKGHEEVPEWKKQKLALHKKLNGEHWNPKKKLSRDQQDAVRMLKQRYPDMTNSNLADYFKVSAESIRRILKAKWQPNEDEMLEMQERWKRRGTRIKEELRESGAIPERRIRIASDGNAFRVRSVETPGEKSSKGISTPLQKNLHRLLRNTRK
- a CDS encoding ABL174Cp (Syntenic homolog of Saccharomyces cerevisiae YNL209W (SSB2) and YDL229W (SSB1)), yielding MAEGVFSGAIGIDLGTTYSCVATYESSVEIIANEQGNRVTPSFVAFTPEERLIGDAAKNQAALNPRNTVFDAKRLIGRRFDDESVQSDMKTWPFKVIDANGSPMIEVEYLGETKSFSPQEISAMVLTKMKEIAEAKIGKKVEKAVITVPAYFNDAQRQATKDAGAIAGLNVLRIINEPTAAAIAYGLGAGKSEKERHVLIFDLGGGTFDVSLLNIAGGVYTVKSTSGNTHLGGQDFDTNLLEHFKAEFKKKTGLDISGDARALRRLRTAAERAKRTLSSVTQTTVEVDSLFEGEDFETSITRARFEDINAALFKSTLEPVEQVLKDAQISKSQIDEVVLVGGSTRIPKVQKLLSDFFEGKQLEKSINPDEAVAYGAAVQAAILTGSNLSDDTKDLLLLDVAPLSLGVAMQGDVFACVIPRNTTVPTIKRRTFTTVHDGQTTVTFPVYQGERVNCKDNTLLGEFDLKGIPPLPAGEPVLEAIFEVDANGILKVTAVEKSTGKTANITISNAIGRLSSEDIEKMVSQAEEFKAADEAFAKRHEARQRLESYVSSIEQTVSDPVLSAKMKKGAKSKVEAALADAFSALQIEESSAEDYRKAEIGLKRVVTKAMATR